In Camelus bactrianus isolate YW-2024 breed Bactrian camel chromosome 18, ASM4877302v1, whole genome shotgun sequence, one DNA window encodes the following:
- the FLYWCH2 gene encoding FLYWCH family member 2 — MPLPEPSEQEGESVKAGQEPSPESPEPGTDVVPAAPRKPRKFSKLVLLTASKDSAKVAGAKRKGVHCIMSLGVPGPATLAKALLKIHPEAQRAIEAAPQEPEQKRSKLDAGIEEDGRLAGQPAPRPSGGGEESPVGPIVPSEAP, encoded by the exons ATGCCCCTGCCCGAGCCCAGCGAGCAGGAGGGTGAGAGCGTGAAGGCTGGCCAGGAGCCCTCCCCTGAGTCCCCTGAGCCAGGTACAGATGTCGTCCCCGCAGCCCCCAGGAAGCCCAGGAAGTTCTCCAAACTGGTCCTGCTGACGGCCTCCAAAGACAGTGCCAAAGTGGCCGGGGCCAAGCGCAAAGGAGTGCACTGCATCATGTCCCTGGGGGTGCCTGGCCCAGCCACCCTCGCCAAAGCCCTCCTTAAGATCCATCCTGAAGCTCAGCGGGCCATTGAGGCAGCGCCCCAGGAGCCTGAGCAGAAACGCAGCAAGCTGGACGCAG GCATTGAAGAAGATGGAAGGTTGGCAGGGCAGCCTGCCCCCAGGCCctcggggggcggggaggagtcCCCCGTGGGACCCATCGTGCCCAGCGAGGCCCCGTAG